One Schistocerca piceifrons isolate TAMUIC-IGC-003096 unplaced genomic scaffold, iqSchPice1.1 HiC_scaffold_1682, whole genome shotgun sequence genomic region harbors:
- the LOC124735545 gene encoding uncharacterized protein LOC124735545 codes for MNWTPETTSEHWALKVVKQIYAVIIKQVSIVVEVVETLVNVQSGHILKHVSRPCSKSDERVAKNEDWSGPPAAPPPPPPPAAAAAAGAAEEGAAREMSVDSLSLVAVHSGMSDIQEFVLPHAEPAFCSLEVEHEK; via the exons ATGAATTGGACTCCTGAAACTACAAGTGAACACTGGGCGCTAAAGGTGGTGAAACAGATTTACGCAGTTATAATCAAACA GGTGTCCATAGTAGTGGAAGttgtagaaacgttagtcaatgtgCAGTCTGGTCATATACTGAAGCATGTTTCTCGTCCTTGCAGCAAGTCTGATGAACGGGTAGCGAAGAACGAAGATTGGTCTGGGCCACctgctgcaccaccaccaccaccaccaccagcagcagcagcagcagcaggagcagcagaggAGGGTGCTGCAAGAGAGATGTCCGTGGACAGCCTGAGCCTTGTCGCTG TGCACTCAGGCATGTCAGATATACAGGAATTTGTTTTGCCCCATGCGGAGCCAGCATTCTGCTCGCTAGAGGTTGAGCATGAGAAGTAG